A region of Selenomonadales bacterium 4137-cl DNA encodes the following proteins:
- a CDS encoding 3-isopropylmalate dehydratase large subunit, protein MPKTMSEKILARAAGVPAASAGDILWVNVDKAMLDDILGPRVEIAEKMLEIKDEVWNKDKVVVISDHYTPPANAKQAEIVKFTRDWSKRHGIDNYYEYVGPCHQIMAEYGHVLPGTVVLGTDSHTCMGGALGAFASGVGSTEMLGILLTGKTWLKVPETIKVEWTGRLAPGVMAKDISLKTIGVVGHAGATYKTVEYCGPAIEALSLDERMAITNMAVEMGAKAGLIAPDQKVVDFLAARDITTGYELITSDPGAVYCETHAFAAGELVPMVSCPHEVDNVAEVGALGKKAIHQAYIGSCTGGRYEDLAAAARILKGRKIAKGLRLLVSPASQEIWKQAAADGTLSVLADAGAAILAPTCGVCVGLHSGVLADGEVCISSTNRNFIGRMGSKNAGIYLGSPLTVAASALTGVITDPRQFI, encoded by the coding sequence ATGCCAAAAACCATGTCAGAAAAAATCCTGGCCCGGGCGGCGGGAGTACCGGCCGCCTCGGCCGGCGACATCCTCTGGGTCAACGTCGACAAAGCCATGTTGGACGACATCCTCGGGCCCCGGGTCGAGATCGCCGAGAAAATGCTGGAAATCAAGGACGAGGTATGGAACAAGGATAAGGTGGTCGTCATCTCCGACCACTACACTCCGCCCGCCAACGCCAAACAGGCCGAAATCGTCAAATTCACCCGCGACTGGTCGAAGCGGCACGGCATCGACAACTACTATGAATACGTCGGTCCCTGCCACCAGATCATGGCCGAGTACGGCCACGTCCTGCCCGGCACCGTCGTCCTCGGCACCGACTCCCACACCTGCATGGGCGGCGCCCTCGGCGCCTTTGCCAGCGGAGTAGGCTCGACCGAAATGTTGGGCATCTTGCTGACCGGCAAGACCTGGCTCAAGGTTCCGGAAACCATCAAGGTGGAATGGACGGGCCGGCTGGCCCCCGGCGTCATGGCCAAAGATATCTCCCTCAAGACGATCGGCGTCGTCGGCCACGCCGGCGCCACCTACAAAACGGTCGAGTACTGCGGCCCCGCCATCGAGGCCCTTAGCCTGGACGAGCGTATGGCCATCACCAACATGGCGGTGGAGATGGGAGCCAAGGCCGGCCTCATCGCCCCCGACCAAAAGGTGGTCGATTTCCTGGCCGCCCGCGACATCACTACCGGCTACGAACTGATCACCAGCGACCCGGGGGCGGTCTACTGCGAAACCCACGCCTTCGCCGCCGGTGAGTTGGTCCCGATGGTATCCTGTCCCCACGAGGTGGATAACGTGGCCGAGGTGGGCGCCCTTGGCAAGAAGGCCATCCACCAGGCCTACATCGGCTCCTGTACCGGCGGCCGCTACGAGGACCTGGCCGCCGCCGCCCGCATCCTCAAAGGGCGGAAGATCGCCAAGGGTCTCAGGCTGCTGGTCTCGCCGGCCTCCCAGGAAATCTGGAAACAGGCGGCGGCCGACGGAACCCTTTCCGTTCTCGCCGACGCCGGAGCCGCCATCCTGGCGCCCACCTGCGGCGTCTGCGTCGGCCTCCACTCCGGCGTGCTGGCCGACGGCGAGGTCTGCATCTCCTCCACCAACCGCAACTTCATCGGTCGGATGGGCAGCAAGAACGCCGGCATCTACCTAGGCTCGCCGCTGACGGTGGCCGCCAGCGCCCTGACGGGCGTAATAACCGACCCGCGGCAATTCATATAA
- a CDS encoding 3-isopropylmalate dehydratase small subunit, with translation MDAAIKGKVWKYGDNINTDIISPPQFMELSIAEAAKYAMAGVDPDFAAKVRPGDILVAGANFGSGSSRETAPLTLKHLGVGAIVAKFFARIFYRNAINLGIPVIECRDADKIASGDLVEIDLGRGVIRNLTRNQEYPCSKIPPHIQELIVDGGLVPYLKKRV, from the coding sequence ATGGACGCAGCAATCAAGGGAAAAGTGTGGAAATACGGCGACAACATCAACACCGACATCATCTCCCCGCCGCAGTTCATGGAGCTTAGCATCGCCGAAGCGGCCAAGTACGCCATGGCTGGCGTCGATCCCGACTTCGCCGCCAAGGTGCGGCCGGGTGACATCCTGGTGGCCGGGGCCAACTTCGGTTCCGGCTCCAGCCGGGAAACTGCGCCGCTGACCCTGAAGCATCTCGGCGTCGGGGCCATCGTGGCCAAATTCTTCGCCCGCATCTTCTACCGCAACGCCATCAACCTGGGCATCCCGGTAATCGAATGCCGGGATGCCGACAAGATCGCCAGCGGCGACTTAGTGGAAATCGACCTCGGGCGGGGCGTAATCCGCAACCTGACGCGGAACCAGGAGTACCCCTGCAGCAAAATCCCGCCCCATATCCAGGAACTTATCGTCGACGGCGGCCTGGTTCCCTACTTGAAAAAACGGGTATAA
- a CDS encoding acyl-CoA dehydratase activase: MAAKPDIVAGIDAGSTAIKLTLYDGTVMENFIEPAGWNPREAAAAMLAKAAGRRGETAESLARVFGTGYGRISLGFLTKAVTEITCHARGAAFLAPGTCTVIDIGGQDVKAIRLDGNGRVLDFIMNDKCAAGTGRFLQVMAGALGMELVAMAALPVDGDACPINAMCTVFAESEVIGLINRGASREAIVAGLYKSIASRVAAMAARITLCPPVALTGGVALHASLQKNLENELKLPVTVPGQAVFAGSIGAALLAWDDLQRGGE, encoded by the coding sequence ATGGCAGCAAAACCAGATATCGTCGCCGGTATCGATGCCGGCTCGACCGCTATCAAGCTCACCCTATACGACGGCACCGTGATGGAAAACTTTATCGAGCCGGCCGGTTGGAACCCCCGCGAAGCTGCCGCCGCCATGCTGGCCAAGGCGGCCGGGCGCAGGGGAGAAACGGCGGAAAGCCTGGCAAGGGTTTTTGGCACCGGCTACGGGCGAATCAGTCTCGGGTTCCTTACCAAGGCGGTTACCGAGATCACCTGTCACGCCAGAGGAGCGGCCTTCCTGGCGCCTGGGACCTGCACGGTAATCGATATCGGCGGGCAGGACGTCAAAGCCATTCGCCTGGACGGGAACGGCCGCGTCCTCGATTTCATCATGAACGACAAGTGCGCCGCCGGCACCGGGCGGTTTTTGCAGGTGATGGCCGGCGCTCTCGGCATGGAACTGGTCGCGATGGCGGCGCTGCCCGTCGACGGCGACGCCTGCCCCATAAACGCCATGTGCACGGTGTTTGCCGAATCGGAAGTAATCGGCCTCATAAACCGGGGCGCGTCGCGGGAAGCAATTGTCGCCGGTCTCTACAAGTCAATCGCCAGCCGGGTCGCCGCCATGGCCGCCCGGATAACCCTTTGCCCCCCCGTCGCCCTGACCGGCGGCGTAGCTTTGCACGCCTCGCTGCAAAAAAATCTTGAAAACGAACTCAAGCTTCCGGTGACAGTGCCCGGCCAAGCGGTGTTCGCCGGCTCGATCGGCGCGGCGCTGCTGGCCTGGGATGATCTACAAAGAGGAGGAGAATAA
- a CDS encoding double-cubane-cluster-containing anaerobic reductase, which yields MTLSRAQAMAHFDMAIPHAATSLKQLKDDGAKVVGFYCMFAPQEVALAAGVLPVALCATKEEPIADGEKTLPRNFCPLIKSSYGFAVTDKCPFFLHSDLIVGETTCDGKKKMFELMAKIKPLHVMNLPQGNGGEADRAYWLAAVRELKDYLETNFAVEITDDKLTAAIKELNAERLLVQELADLMKHDPVPVSGQDMLKILWARNFVFDRREFGNQVRELISEIKQRVARGEGALPKGAKRIVVTGVPTGVGAEKVLKIIEDCGAAVVYIENCAGMKQFVSLVDEGKPALEAIAEKYLSTHCSCMSPNQRRLELVAEIVRDWRADGVVDIVWQGCHTYNVESRVLKDYLHDNGGVPYLHIETDYSQGDVEQIKTRVQAFLEMMD from the coding sequence ATGACCCTATCACGCGCTCAGGCCATGGCCCATTTCGACATGGCCATCCCCCATGCCGCCACATCGCTGAAACAGCTCAAGGATGACGGCGCCAAGGTAGTAGGTTTTTACTGCATGTTCGCTCCCCAGGAGGTCGCCCTCGCGGCCGGCGTTCTGCCGGTCGCTCTGTGCGCCACCAAGGAGGAGCCGATAGCCGACGGAGAAAAGACGTTGCCGCGCAACTTCTGTCCGCTGATCAAATCGTCATACGGCTTCGCGGTCACCGACAAATGCCCCTTTTTCCTGCATTCCGACCTTATCGTCGGCGAGACGACCTGTGATGGCAAAAAGAAAATGTTCGAGCTGATGGCCAAGATCAAACCGCTGCATGTCATGAACCTGCCGCAGGGCAACGGCGGGGAAGCCGACAGGGCATACTGGCTTGCCGCGGTACGGGAACTGAAAGACTATCTCGAAACAAACTTCGCTGTCGAGATAACCGACGACAAGCTTACCGCCGCCATCAAGGAACTCAACGCGGAGCGGCTGCTCGTCCAGGAACTCGCCGACCTTATGAAGCACGATCCTGTTCCCGTATCCGGCCAGGACATGCTGAAAATCCTCTGGGCCCGCAACTTCGTTTTCGACCGGCGCGAGTTCGGCAATCAGGTCAGAGAACTGATCAGCGAAATCAAGCAAAGGGTTGCCAGGGGCGAGGGAGCTTTGCCCAAGGGCGCGAAGCGGATCGTCGTAACCGGCGTTCCCACGGGCGTCGGCGCGGAGAAGGTGCTCAAGATCATCGAAGACTGCGGCGCGGCGGTGGTCTATATAGAAAATTGCGCCGGCATGAAGCAATTCGTCAGCCTGGTGGACGAGGGCAAGCCGGCGCTTGAGGCGATCGCCGAGAAATACCTGAGCACCCATTGCTCCTGCATGAGCCCCAACCAGCGGCGGCTGGAACTCGTGGCCGAGATCGTCCGCGACTGGCGGGCCGACGGCGTCGTCGACATCGTATGGCAGGGGTGCCATACTTACAACGTCGAGAGCAGGGTTTTGAAAGACTATCTCCATGACAACGGCGGCGTCCCGTATCTCCATATCGAGACCGACTATTCCCAGGGTGACGTGGAACAAATCAAAACCCGGGTGCAGGCGTTCCTGGAGATGATGGATTAG
- the yedF gene encoding sulfurtransferase-like selenium metabolism protein YedF, with protein sequence MSTQVIDARGLSCPQPVIATKKALDAMGEGVVTTIVDNAAARENVAKFAAANGCGVSIAEKDGHFYLSITKGAPLPDNDKKAANQTGDVVYLITRDTLGHGSDELGAILMKAFFYTLGEIEPLPRAILLLNSGVKLAVEGSPVVEYLASYAESGVKVLSCGTCLDYFKLKDRLAAGGVTNMYTLLAELPPGKTITL encoded by the coding sequence GTGTCGACCCAAGTTATTGATGCCAGAGGTCTGTCGTGTCCGCAGCCGGTCATCGCCACCAAGAAAGCCCTCGACGCGATGGGGGAGGGCGTCGTCACCACCATCGTCGACAATGCCGCCGCCAGGGAGAACGTTGCCAAATTCGCGGCCGCCAACGGTTGCGGCGTAAGCATCGCAGAAAAAGACGGCCATTTTTATCTTAGCATCACTAAGGGAGCGCCGTTGCCCGATAACGATAAAAAAGCCGCCAACCAAACGGGTGACGTTGTCTACCTTATAACCCGCGATACCTTAGGCCACGGGAGCGACGAACTAGGCGCCATCCTCATGAAAGCGTTTTTTTACACCCTGGGAGAAATCGAACCGCTGCCGCGGGCGATCCTTTTGCTCAACAGCGGGGTGAAGCTGGCTGTCGAAGGCTCCCCGGTCGTCGAATACCTCGCCTCATACGCGGAAAGCGGCGTCAAAGTATTGTCCTGCGGCACCTGCCTCGACTACTTTAAGCTCAAGGACCGCCTGGCGGCCGGCGGCGTCACCAACATGTACACCCTTCTCGCTGAGCTGCCCCCCGGCAAGACGATAACCCTGTAA